From a single Actinomyces viscosus genomic region:
- a CDS encoding alpha-amylase family protein, translating to MTSEASGISRPATPAWIDHAIWWQVYPLGATGAPIRPEPGTPLTEVGAAPRLDRLDPWLDYAVELGANGLSLGPIFASSTHGYDTTDHLRIDPRLGDDAAFDRLAEACRARGLALMLDGVLGHVGTEHPLFRAARAGGGERVLFRFDDAAGGEDGGDGGTGPGYATFEGHESLAALNHDSAEVRDLAVRVLTHWLDRGASAWRLDAAYAVDPAFWASVLPAVRERHPDAWFMGEVIHGDYAGFVEASTVDTVTQYELWKATWSSLADINFYELDWCLKRHNELLERFIPATFVGNHDVTRIASKVGAGGAALAVVLLMTVGGVPSVYYGDEQAFRGVKTETFGGDDEVRPALPAGPSELAPQGAWMLRLHQDLIGLRRRHPWLVRARTEVTELDNPRLAYDAVGQEGQRLHVDLSLEPTPRAEVRAPGEAPLVVEPPAE from the coding sequence ATGACTAGTGAGGCATCTGGAATAAGTCGTCCCGCAACGCCCGCCTGGATCGACCACGCCATCTGGTGGCAGGTCTACCCCCTCGGCGCCACCGGCGCCCCCATCCGGCCCGAACCGGGCACGCCGCTGACCGAGGTCGGCGCCGCCCCGCGCCTGGACCGCCTCGATCCCTGGCTCGACTACGCCGTCGAGCTCGGCGCCAACGGGCTGTCACTCGGCCCGATCTTCGCCTCATCCACCCACGGCTACGACACCACCGACCACCTGCGCATCGACCCCCGCCTGGGCGACGACGCCGCCTTCGACCGCCTCGCCGAGGCCTGCCGCGCCCGGGGCCTGGCCCTCATGCTCGACGGCGTCCTCGGGCACGTCGGCACCGAGCACCCCCTCTTCCGGGCCGCCCGCGCCGGGGGAGGGGAGCGGGTCCTCTTCCGCTTCGACGACGCGGCCGGCGGGGAGGACGGAGGAGACGGAGGGACCGGCCCCGGCTACGCCACCTTCGAGGGGCACGAGTCCCTGGCCGCCCTCAACCACGACTCCGCCGAGGTCCGCGACCTGGCCGTGCGGGTCCTGACCCACTGGCTCGACCGCGGTGCGAGCGCCTGGCGCCTGGACGCCGCCTACGCCGTCGACCCCGCCTTCTGGGCGAGCGTCCTGCCGGCCGTGCGCGAGCGCCACCCCGACGCCTGGTTCATGGGCGAGGTCATCCACGGCGACTACGCCGGGTTCGTGGAGGCCTCCACCGTGGACACCGTCACCCAGTACGAGCTGTGGAAGGCCACCTGGAGCTCGCTGGCCGACATCAACTTCTACGAGCTCGACTGGTGCCTGAAGCGCCACAACGAGCTGCTGGAGCGCTTCATCCCGGCCACCTTCGTCGGCAACCACGACGTCACCCGCATCGCCAGCAAGGTCGGGGCCGGTGGGGCCGCGCTCGCCGTCGTGCTGCTCATGACCGTGGGCGGCGTGCCCAGCGTCTACTACGGGGACGAGCAGGCCTTCCGCGGGGTCAAGACCGAGACCTTCGGTGGTGATGACGAGGTCCGCCCCGCCCTGCCGGCCGGGCCGTCCGAGCTCGCGCCGCAGGGGGCCTGGATGCTGCGCCTCCACCAGGACCTCATCGGGCTGCGGCGCCGGCACCCCTGGCTCGTGCGCGCCCGCACCGAGGTCACTGAGCTGGACAACCCTCGGCTGGCCTATGACGCGGTGGGGCAGGAGGGCCAGCGGCTGCACGTGGACCTCAGCCTGGAGCCGACCCCGCGCGCTGAGGTCCGCGCGCCGGGTGAGGCTCCGCTCGTCGTCGAGCCGCCCGCGGAGTGA
- a CDS encoding TetR/AcrR family transcriptional regulator, whose amino-acid sequence MPSRTDKRPRLRMDPAERRDLILSVASRAFASRPYEEVSLAAIAEEAHASEALVHKYFANKAGIYAQVLRRATDELAKLTRQADDALPPGSSARDRVRTSILTYLDFISERSPGWMTYQILAGHEPGEAAQVRQAAREVAVKTLADVVGGSRGYRDEFALWGYLGFLDDACLRWVRAGCPEDQRHSLIDAALGCLEGALGDWRK is encoded by the coding sequence GTGCCGTCCCGTACCGACAAGCGCCCACGTCTGCGCATGGACCCCGCCGAGCGCCGCGACCTCATTCTGAGCGTCGCGAGCCGCGCCTTCGCGAGCCGCCCGTACGAGGAGGTCTCACTGGCCGCGATCGCCGAGGAGGCCCACGCCTCGGAGGCCCTGGTGCACAAGTACTTCGCCAACAAGGCCGGCATCTACGCCCAGGTCCTCCGGCGCGCCACCGACGAGCTCGCCAAGCTCACCCGACAGGCCGACGACGCCCTGCCACCGGGCTCCTCGGCACGCGACCGCGTGCGCACCTCGATCCTGACCTACCTGGACTTCATCTCGGAGCGCTCCCCCGGCTGGATGACCTACCAGATCCTGGCCGGACACGAGCCGGGCGAGGCGGCGCAGGTGCGCCAGGCCGCGCGGGAGGTGGCGGTCAAGACGCTGGCCGACGTCGTCGGCGGCAGCCGGGGGTATCGCGACGAGTTCGCCCTCTGGGGCTATCTGGGGTTCCTCGACGACGCCTGCCTGCGCTGGGTTCGCGCCGGGTGCCCGGAGGACCAGCGCCACAGCCTCATCGACGCGGCGCTCGGCTGCCTGGAGGGGGCGCTGGGCGACTGGCGGAAGTGA
- a CDS encoding Dps family protein: protein MNADTMTTPSINLSFTASAALSDNLQRVLVDLIALELVGKQIHWNVVGPNFRDIHLNLDDVVGIAREGSDEVAERMRAINATPDGRPATVAAATTVPAAPEGEILTSEGVAYIVSAIEAVVATLRGVDEDVDAEDATSSGIVEDLIGKLEQQAWFLSAEIRKPVR, encoded by the coding sequence ATGAACGCAGACACCATGACCACCCCCTCCATCAACCTCTCCTTCACCGCCTCCGCCGCCCTGAGCGACAACCTCCAGCGCGTGCTGGTCGACCTCATCGCCCTTGAGCTCGTGGGCAAGCAGATCCACTGGAACGTCGTCGGCCCGAACTTCCGCGACATCCACCTCAACCTGGACGACGTTGTCGGCATCGCCCGTGAGGGCTCCGACGAGGTCGCCGAGCGCATGCGCGCCATCAACGCGACCCCCGACGGCCGCCCTGCCACCGTCGCCGCCGCGACCACCGTCCCGGCCGCCCCCGAGGGCGAGATCCTCACCAGCGAGGGCGTTGCCTACATCGTCTCCGCCATCGAGGCCGTCGTCGCCACCCTGCGCGGCGTGGACGAGGACGTCGACGCCGAGGACGCCACCTCCTCGGGCATCGTCGAGGACCTCATCGGCAAGCTCGAGCAGCAGGCCTGGTTCCTCTCCGCCGAGATCCGCAAGCCCGTCCGCTGA